The stretch of DNA AAATGGCTACTAGAAAATAACTACAAAGCAGAAAACATAGCCTTTGCGGGCGATTCTGCCGGAGGCGGTATTACCATTGGCACACTTACTTATTTGCGCAACCACCAACTACCATTGCCAGCTTGTGCAGTTACTTTTTCGCCCTGGCTCGACCATACTTTCAGCGGCAATTCCTACCAAACAAAAAGAAACATAGATCCAATGCTTATTTTTGAAGGATTTGAATTGTGGAGCAAAGCCTACTTAGGCAATGCAACCCCCGATGCGCCTTATGCCTCGCCCATTTTGCATTCTTTAGAAAAACTACCACCATTGCTAATACAAGTTGGCACCGATGAAATGCTTTTAGACGATTCTATTCGCCTTGCAGAAAAAGCAAAAGCAGCAGGCTCGGATGTTACTCTAGAAATTTTTGATAAGCACTTTCATGTGTTTAATGCCTTTTGGAGAATTTTACCCAAAGCGCGCCAAGCCAATAAAAATGCAGGTGCATTTATTGCAAAATGGCTATGTGTGAATAGATAAAACAAGCGTCTTATATCTGCATCTATTCTCCATTAAAATTCAATAATAAGTTGGCAATAAATTAATCGTTTATATCAAGCTCCCATATACAAGTAACAAAGTACTTTGTATCCTCAATATAATCGCTATTGTTAGCTCTCTTTTTAAGTGCTACAGAAAGTCTGTCGCCTGCGCTAAACGAAAATCCTGAAGTTGGTAATGTAATTGTTTGTTGCCCTCCTTCATTTAATGAAATCAGAGTAGTGTTGTCTCTATCGCTTCCGTTTACATTCAAGCTAAATACTGCTTTTATATCCGGATTAGAACCTCCGTCTTCTGCTACGCGCACCAATACTTTTGCTAATCTGCCACCATATGGCACCAACCATTGCTGTTGAATACCGGGTGTGCAGTTTTTACAATCGTCTTCAGATTCGCCACCGGCAGCCGGCAGCACTATTTTATCAACTGCCCAACCAGGACTACACCAACCACCGGCACCTACATTAACATTATGGTAGGTAATATGTTTTTCTTTCCCTCCGCCTACTGTAAGCAAGCCATTGGCATCGGCATAAATAGGGCGGCTACCTGTACCTGAAAGGTTATTTATTCTCACCGTTCCATTATGGTTTAAGCGTAATCCTTGCGTGCCGCCTGCAAATAAATCTACACCATAAAATCCTGAAACATAAACGTTGCCATCGTTGTATCCACTGCCATCATTATACTTGTGAAATCCTACTGCGTAATGGTTTAAATACTCACCATCATAAAGAAAATCATCGCCTGCTTTAAGTATGAGTGCAGGGCTGCTGTTATCTACATTAGTTGCAAATGGTATGCGTATAGAGCCGTTTACATCTACCCGAACACCTGCGGTTGCGGTTGTTCCAATTCCTATATTGGTTCCGTCATCATAAATACTACCACAAGTTGCAGCTGTACCATTGCTGCGCAATACATAATTTGGATTGGTACAACCAACAGGCCCTGTTGCACCTTGCGGCCCCGTAATACCTTGTGGACCTTGATTGCCGGTATCGCCTTTATCACCCTTATCACCTTTGCTTCCGGTAGGTCCTATTGGCCCTGTGCTTATACCATCGCCAATTGCTTTCCATTGTGTACCATCCCAAAATTCAACACGGTTTTCATCTGTATCAAATACCAATAAACCTTTGTTGACGGCAACTAAGGAACTTCCTAAAGTGTTCTTTGCCATTGTAGTTAACCGCGGAATATAAAAGCCTTTATTGCTGGCATCAGTACTAAATACTGCTTTAGCAGTATCGGCAGAGGGTGTACCTGCCACAAAACCGCGAGTACCGATTACTATTTCTCTCGCCTTAATATTGCCTGCCACATCTAATTTTTCCTCGGGATTAGAATTTCCAATCCCTACTCTTCCGCTTTGTGAATAAACAACAGATAATAATGCTACTGCTGCAATGGTTAGAACATCACGTTTCTTCATCATAATACCGTATCCCTTTAATTTTGGGGCGGCAATGATAGCTAGCTAACTTATCTTATCTATTCTTGTTTTACTTTCAAGAATGAGATGTTTACAATCTTTTAGCAGAAGCGTTTTAACTACCAGCTTAAGTCGTCATCAGAAAATGAAAAAGATGTTTTTGGACGGTCTTCTTTTTCCACATCCTTCTTAGTTTCATTTTTAGGTGCGGCACCTTTTCTATCTAGGTAATCTACGTTTTTATTTTCGCGTTTTTTCTTTTCTGGCGGAGCAGATGAGAATTCTTTCTTTTTAAAATTCCCCTCTTTTTTAAATCCACTTTTCTCGCTTCTTCTTTTCTCGAATCCACCTTCGCTTCTGCCACCACTAAAACCGCCATCGCGTTCTTTAGCTCGTGTAATAAGCGGCTTCTTGCTGCGCTTGTTTTTTTCAAATACCGCCAGCAATTGCTCTGCTTCTAAAAATGGTACATTTATAAAAGAGAATTTATCGAATACTTGAACATCCTTAATTTGTGTTGCTTCTATACCGCTCTCGCGTGAAAGAAAGTCTACCAATGCTTTTGGATTCATGCCATCGAGTTTTCCTTTGGCAACAAACAAGCGTGTAATACCTTTCATATCTACACTGCTATTAAACTGCTGCAAGTCGCGGTAGTTGTCTTCTTTTAAATCATCGCCAAAATTATATTGCAACAATGCGGCAACTAATTGTTGTGCATCTGCACCTTCGTTCATAAGTTCACCTGCGAGTTCTATATAGCTTTCGAAATTGCCTTCATTGAGCAATGCGCGCAGTTCACTTTTCAACTTCTCTTTCTTGGTTTCTATTACTTGCTTGGCATCGGGCAAGGTTTCTTTCTTAATTTTTGCATTGGCTATTTTTTGAATAAACAGCAGGCTGCGCAATTCTTTAGGAGAAATAAAAGTAATGGCAGTTCCTTCTTTTCCTGCTCTTCCGGTTCTTCCAATTCTATGCACATACGCTTCTGGATCTTGTGGCAAATGGAAATTCACTACGTGTGTAAGATCGTTTACATCTATACCTCTTGCTGCCACATCTGTAGCTACCAACACTCTTGTTTTTTTTGCTTTAAAGGCGCGTAAAACTTTTTCGCGTTGTGCTTGTGTAATATCGCCATGTATTGGTTCGGCATCGTAACCTCTATCTCCTAATCTGCGGGCTACATCATCTGTTTCTACTTTGGTACGGCAAAATACTATACCGTAGAAACTTGGCTCTACATCAATAATTCTGCAAAGAGCATCGAATCTTTCGCTATCTTTTACTTCAAAATAGATTTGTTCTGTAAGTGGTGTGGTGAGCTGTTCTTTTTTCACTTCTACCACATCATACTCTTTCATGTAGCGCTTTGCCAATTTTAAAATTTCGGGTGGCATAGTTGCGCTAAACAGTAGCATTCTACGGCTTTGCGGCACCGATTTTAGAATTTCTTCTACTTCTTCTTGAAAGCCCATATTAAGCATTTCATCGGCTTCGTCTAACACTACATGGGTTACATTTGAAAGATCGAGTGTACCTTTGTCTATATGATCGCGAATTCTGCCCGGAGTGCCTACTACAATTTGAGTTCCGCGTTTTAAACCGCGTATTTGCAACTCATAACTTTGCCCTCCGTAAACCGGCAATACAAATAGTTTTTTACCGCCTCTGAACGAGTTTATTTCTTCGGCTACTTGAATTGCCAACTCGCGCGTAGGGGCTAAAATAAGTGATTGAACTTTTTTGTTGTTGTCGTCTAACAGTTCAATGAGCGGCAAGCCGAAAGCGGCTGTTTTACCTGTTCCTGTTTGTGCTTGCCCAACTATGTCGCGCGCACCACTAATAAGCAAAGGAATAGTTTGTTTTTGAATTGGCGTAGGTTCTTCAAAACCTTTCTTTGCCAAGGCTTCGAGCGTAGTTTCGCTCAAACCGAGTTCTCTGAATTTTTCCATAAATAATATAAGTAAATAATTTTTAGGCTCTCTAAAACAAAACACTACCGATGCTTGCAATGCAAGCTGCTATTGTCGAAAAGATGCAAAGCAAACTGAGCCTTTCATCTTCGCTGCCCGGTGCGCTTTGGGAACCCTTTTGCGGCTGAATTTTGCTATTTAAGCAAGCCGCTTTTGGTGTTATGCTTTTTTAAGCCGCGGCAAAAGTAGTAGAATTTTCCACACTTTCATATAAAATATTATGTTATGGGTTGTTCGCTGTGCTTTTGTAGTTCAAATAGGGTTTGGTAAATGCCGCTTTTTTGGAGTAATTCTTCGTGTGTACCCATTTCGGCAATTTGCCCATCGTTCAACACAATTATTTTATTGAACTGCATAAACGAGAATATTCTGTGCGTAATTACTATGGTGGTTTTCCCTTTAATTGATTGGCTCAATTCCTGCTGAATTGCTTTTTCGGTTGCTACATCTACGGCACTCAGGCAATCGTCTAGAATAAGCATGCAGGGTTGCTTAATCAGCGCTCTTGCTATGCTAATTCGCTGCTTTTGTCCTCCACTTAAGGTAACGCCTCTTTCGCCAAGTATGGTTTGGTATTGCTGAGGGAAACGTTCTATTTCTTCGTGTACCGAAGCGCGTTTAGCAAATAGTTTCACATCTTCTACATTGGTTTCCTTCATACCAAATGCAATATTTTCTTCTACGGTTTCCGAAAACAGAAAAACATCTTGCGGCACATAACCTATTTGGGCTCTTAAATTGCCGGTATTCCATGCGCGTATGTCTTCTCCATCTATCTTAATACTTCCTGAAGACACATCGTACATACGCATTATTAACTCGGCAATGGTGGTTTTCCCTGAACCAGTTTTTCCAATAATTGCCCACTGCTCGCCTGCCGGAATGGAGAATGATATATTTTTTATGGCGGTTACACCTGTTTCGGGATAGGTAAAAGTTACACCTTCAAAATCTACACCTCCCTTCATGTGGTGTGTTTGGGCAGTACTATTTACAATGGTTGGTTGTATTGCAAAAAAGTCGTTGATTCTTTTCATAGATGCAGCTGCCCGCTGAATGAGCGAAGCTACCCAACCCAGTGAACTTACGGGCCACATGAGCATATTCATATAAATCAAAAATTCGGCAATGTTACCCGCAGTTACCGCACCGCTGCCCACTTTTATTCCACCTGCATAAATGGTGATAATAAGGCTTGTGCCAATAAGCAAATTCATAGCAGGGAAATAGATGGCATCTATTTTTGCCAATTTTAAATTTTTCTCTTTGTAACTGTTGCTTTCTTGTTCAAAATAATGAAGCATAGCTTCTTCTCTTGCATAAGCTTGCACCACTCGAATACCCGAATAATTTTCCTGCGCTTGCGATGTTAAATCCGATAGTTGCTCTTGAATTACGGTGCTACTTTTTTCAATCTTGTTGTTTACATAATAGATTACAAACGATAGAATAGGCAAGGGAATAAGCACCAGCAATGTGAGTTCTACGTTTATATTCAACATGGCCCACACCGCAAAAGCTATGGTAAAAAACAGGTTTACCGAATACATAATTGCGGGTCCTACATACATGCGCACCCTGCTTACATCTTCTGTAATTCTATTCATTAAATCGCCTGTGCTATTGGTGCGGTAAAATGAGGTGTCTAAACTCTGATAGTGCTGATACAAATCATTCTTTAAATCGAATTCTATATAGCGGCTTACCACAATAATAGTTTGGCGCATTAAAAAAGTGAATATCCCTTCTAACAGTGCCACTCCAATATAAATGATGAAGAAGGCAAACAGGCTTTTGCCAAGTTCGCTTTCTAAAGCAGATTGCAACACATTGTTGCCCGGCACTACATTGCTTAAAAATGCTACTACTTCATCTACTGCTTTACCAATAATTCTTGGATTGTAGGTTCTAAAAGCATTAGACAGTACTACAAATAGAATACCCGCAAACACTCTAAGTTTATGCCGCGCAAAGTATCTGTTAAGTGTAAAGAGGTGTTTCAAAACAAGTGCAAGAATAAATCAATTCTGCGGGTTCAATAGCTAGAAAATGTTAGCGCCACACTGAAATTGCAGCTGCCCGTTTCTATCATTTTTTCTGCTACTACACATTCAGGTAACGCATAAAGGAATCGTAGCGTTCCTTTAAATCTTCGGTATATTCAGTTTCTTGGTGCACTGCTTTTACTAGAATCCCGTGCCTTTCAAAAGCTGCTACTAAAGCAGAAAGGTTGGCAGAATTCAATTTAAGGGTAACTTCGGCTACCGCTACTTCGGCACGTATGTTGGTAAAGCAACTTAAAATTTGCAGTTCGTTGCTTTCTACAATTCTAGCAATTTCATACAGCGAATAATTTCGCAATGGCATTTCTAATTCAATTATGCTCCCTTCGTGTTGCAAAGAACTAAAGGTGTTTAATCCTTTCAGCAATTCTTCGGCCGTAATTAAACCTACATAGTTTTCTTCTTCATCTAATACCGGAATTGTACCAATATTCAATTTATTGCTCAGCCTTACTACTTCCAAAATATGGGCATACTCAAACACAAATGGATGGGCAAACGAAGTTTTGTATTCTGCCAGTGGCAACTCAAAATCTCCGGCATTTATTACATCTTCCATTGAAATTAAGTTCAACAACTTACCATCGTGCACAATCGGCAATTGGTGTACTGCAAACTCGTGCATCCACTGTAGTGCCTTTTCGCCATTATCGCTCTTGCGAAGTGGCGGTACTGTTTCCGAAATTAAATTTTTGGCAAGCATAACGGTGGCTTTAGTTTCCTTTACGTATTGAATTTACTTATGTTACCAAGACTGTATATTCAATAAAAGGTTGAAAAGCTATTGTAAATTTTTTGTCAGAAATTTTTGAGTAAGCTCATTAAACTCTTTTGGACGTTCCATCATGGCTGCATGTCCGCAGTGCTCGATGAAGTGCATTTCTGAATTTGGCAGTATTTTATGAAACTCTTCTGCCACAAATGGAGGCGTAATAGAATCGCTACTTCCCCAAATTAAATTTACCGGACAGGTTATATTAGGCACATCTTCGCGTAAGTTGTGGCGTACTGCACTTTTGGCAATAAGCACCACACGCAATGCCTTATTTCTATCGTTTACAATATCAAAAACTTCATCTACTAACTCTTTGGTAGCCACTTTGGGATCGTAGAATGTTTCCTCCGTTTTTTTCTTCACAAACTCATAATCGCCTTTGCGCGGATAAGTATCGCCTAAAGAATTTTCAAATAAACCTGAACTTCCTGTAAGTGTGATGGTTCTTACATCATCAGGATTTTGCAACGCATAAATAAGCGATATATGGCCGCCCAGCGAATTGCCAACTAAGTTTAAATTTTTAAAGCCCTTTAGCTCTACAAACTCCTTTACATGATTTACCATTCCTTGAACGGTAGAATTTTCTAATTCTAATTCATACAACGGTAAAATTGGGATTACAACTTTGTAATTGGGCGAAAAATATCTGATTACATCGGCAAAATTGCTTAATGCACCAAAAAGTCCGTGAAGCAATAAAATAACTTCGCCAGACCCTTCTTCGCAATAACGAAACTTGCCTTCATGCTTTATATTAAAACTCATGTTAAATCTATGGGTGTAAAATTATCTTTTTTGCTTACAAAACAAATTGCATTGAAAAACAAGCACCCGTTTATACCCCAAATTACTGATCCATTTTTACAATTTTATGAATTGTACGCTTGCCGCTAAAGTCTAGCACCAGCAAATACGCCCCTGCACTCCAAGTGCTACTTTCTTCTATGGGAAGCAATTGTACATCATTTGCAAATACCGATAAAGAAGCCTTAAATACTACTTTGCCCGACAAATCTGCAATACTTACTTTGGCTTCGCCTGCTACTTCTGTTTTTACAAAAACTGATATTGCATTATTAAATGGATTGGGGAATGCCACTATTCTTTTATCTGTATGCAGCAACTCCTTCTTTGCAGTTGTATTTAAAAATGCTTTGTAGAAATTAGGAATACCGTAACCATAATCGTTGTTGGGCGAACTATAAAGATGTGCGCTTTCCACAATTAGCGTCTTCAATTCTGCTGCAGAAAGTGTAGAATCGGCCTGCCATAAACATGCTGCTGCGCCTGCAATTATAGGGCAAGCAAATGAGGTTCCTCCGCTTACAGATGGCCTTCCAACCACATCTAATACCATTACATTTGCACCTTGTGCACACACATCGGGCTTTATGGCACCCGAAGCACTTGGCCCTCGGCTACTAAATGCCCCAATTACTCCACTTGCATTTACAGCCCCAACAGCTAATACATCTTTTCCATCGGCCGGCACGGTAATAAACCTCCACGATTTTTCGCCCTCATTTCCTGCGCTGTTTACCACCAACACGCCTTTAGAAAAAGCAGTATTTGCCGCTTGCGTAATTACCGATTTATCTCCCGTTAAATCAAAATAAGTATGGTTGGCAAAACCATCATTAAAAGTATTATAGCCCAGTGAAGTTGAAAGTATATCAGCCCCCAAACTATCTGCTTTTTCGGCAGCTTCAGCCCAATGAAACTCTTCCAGAATAGTTTCAGATTGGTTGTCTTCCGTTTTAAACAATGCAAAATTTGCCTCTGTGGCTGTACCTACATACACACCTTTGTTCTTTGCTGCAATACACGAAAGCACACTGGTGCCATGCGAACCTTCTGTGAAAATATCGGTATTTCGCTTTACATAATTTGCGGTATAAACAACTCTGTTTTCATTAAACAAATGGCGAAAAGCACTAATGGTATCCACATTTTGAAATCCATTATCGAATACGGCAATTAAGATATTCTGCCCCTGAAAACCTGCTTCGTGAAGGCGATTTAGGTGTAGCATTTGCACTTGGCTAAAACTTTTTCCATAAGTATTCCCTACATCTGCATTGTCGGCAGCCTCTTTAAATTGAAGTGCCAATTTATCGCTCTCCTTTTTTTCTGCTACTGGTGTAACATCCAATTTCTGAATTTTTGCTACAAAATTCATATTGCGTATTTGCGGCAGTTTAGAGGAATCGCTCAACACAATTGTAACTGCATTAAACCATTTAAGCGTATGTATCACACTATCGGCAACTTGTGCCACTGCTTGCTTATATGGTTCATACACCGGATAGTCATTTTCTGAAATTGCAATACCTTGTTTGGTTCTTCGCTCAATTGCTTTTGCAGAAAGGAAACTTGTAGCCGGCAAAAAGAGGTTTGATGATTTAGAATTAAACTGTACCCAATATACCTGCTGAATTTGTGCATAACCAACTCCTTGCCAAAAACAAAAAAGATACGCAACAATAATTACTCTTACAAAGGCATTTTTCATTCTGTTATAGCTTCATTCATATCTATAAAAAACTAACGAGGAGCGTAATCTGCCACACGCATCCGTATTCTAAATCCATTGGAATTTAATGGATTATCCCAGTTAGAAAGTACATCCTGTTTTTCAATAAAATCCCACTCCTTGTACACAATTCCTACACCTTTGGCATACACCTCTCTGCTCAATTGGTTGCTTATTAAATTATCGTCATCGGTATCTACATGTGTAACTAAAAGTGTTTTTGAAAAATTGAAACTGCCAATGGTTTGGGGCACTCCAACACCTGTCATCTTAAAATTCCAACCTTCTAAATATTCATACTGTCCTGTTTTTGGAATAAAAACGGTGCCATTCCATGTTTTGCCCTCGTGTGGTGGAAATGTAAGCTTCACAAATTTAAGGTCATCTTCCTGCCGCTGAAAATTGGTAACGGTACGCGTTGCCCACCAAACTCTATCTTGCTGCCAAGCATCGTCTTTATTTTTGCGTTTATAGTATTCAATTCTATATTTTAAAATACCTTGTAAAGTATCGTAAAAATCTCCGGCATATAATTCCATTAGTTGATAATGTGCCGTATCGTTTTTTTGAATATAGCCACCGCCATTTCCTGTTTTTTGAGCCGAATAGCGAATAGAATCTACATCGTAAATAATGTAATGCCCCGAATCGGTTGGATTGTAATCGTACTCATAATCTACGTTGTAATTATCACTTTTATCTTTACAACCATGCAACCCAACGCTTATTGCTGCCATTAAAAAAAATGCTCTAACCCAAAAAGAAAAACTTTTCATACTCGCATAACTTTACGCAACAGTAAAGATGCTCTTTTATTAAATTGGTTGGAAAGAAGTTTTGCGCCCCGTAATGTTGAGAATTAAAAAAATACAATATAACATGAATAGACAAGGTACTCCTTGCCTATTCAAACAACTATTTGCGAAACAAGGTAGTACCATTTCCCTATAAAATATAAATCGCAGTTGAACTAAAGCTAATTTTTATTTTCGCGCTTCGTTTTTATCACTTTAAGAAAGAATTTACCATGAGTACACCAATTAGAGAGTTTATGCAGAAACACTATCTGCATTTTAATGCAGCAGCAATGGTGGATGCTGCCAAAGGATATGAAGCACACTTAGCCGAAGGCGGCAAAATGATGATAACACTTGCAGGTGCTATGAGTACTGCCGAACTTGGCATTTCGCTGGCCGAAATGATTCGTCAAGGAAAAGTAGATATCATCTCGTGCACCGGAGCCAATTTAGAAGAAGACTTAATGAATTTGGTGGCTCACGACCACTACAAACGCGTACCTAACTACCGCGATTTAAGCCCGCAAGAAGAGTGGGATTTACTCGAAAACCACTACAACCGCGTAACCGACACCTGCATTCCGGAAGAAGAGGCTTTCCGAAGACTTCAAAAGCATATACATGCTATATGGAAAGATGCTGATAGCAAAGGCGAGCGCCACTTTCCGCATGAGTTTATGTACAAATTACTTTTAAGCGGAGTATTGGAGCAATACTACCAAATTGATCCAAAAAACAGTTGGATGTTAGCAGCCGCAGAAAAAAATATTCCAATTGTGGTTCCCGGTTGGGAAGACAGCACTATGGGTAATATTTTTGCTTCATACTGCATAAAAGGAGAACTAAAACCAACCACCGTTCGCGGAGGAATTGAATACATGATGGAACTGAGCGACTGGTATCGCAAAAACAGTTCCGGCAAAGGCGTAGGCTTTTTCCAAATTGGTGGAGGCATTGCCGGAGATTTTCCAATTTGTGTGGTGCCAATGATGTATCAAGATTTAGAATGGCACGATGTTCCTTTCTGGAACTATTTTTGCCAAATTTCAGACTCTACCACTTCGTACGGCTCATATTCCGGAGCTGTGCCAAACGAAAAAATCACTTGGGGTAAATTAGATATTCACACACCTAAGTTTATCATTGAAAGCGATGCAACCATTGTGGCTCCGCTTATTTTCGGCTGGGTGCTTGGCTGGTAATTTTCATAAACAATAAAATGTACAACATGCAGCAGAAAATAAAAGAAGCCATTGCTGCTTCCATTAAAGTAAAACAAAGCATTTTAGAAAATACTGAAATGCTGCAACAGCTTGAAACAGTTGCCAACTTAGTTGCCGATGCTTTCGAACGCGGCAATAAAGTATTGTTTTGTGGCAATGGTGGTAGTGCTGCCGATGCACAACATCTTGCAGCAGAATTTACAGGGCGTTTTTATAGCGATAGAAATCCATTGCCTGCCGAAGCGCTACATGTAAACACATCCTTTGTTACAGCCGTGGCAAACGATTATAGTTACGATGAAATATACCAACGTGCCATTAAAGCACACGGCAAAGCGGGCGATGTGCTGTTTGCAATTTCTACCAGCGGCAATTCAAAAAACTGTGTACTTGCCATGCAAGAAGCCCAACTTCGCAACATGAAAGTAATTGCATTTACCGGTGCCACAGGAGGCAATATGAAAAACTGCTGCCACTACTTATTTAATATTCCCAGCACCGATACGCCACGCATACAAGAATCGCACATTCTTATTGGGCATACCATTTGCCAATTGGTAGAAGAGATGCTTATAGAACGAAAAGTTATCTAATTGCCACATGCTGCAAACAACAACAGCACTCATATTGGCAGGCGGCTTTGGCACACGTTTACAAAGTGTGGTAAAAGACATTCCAAAGCCAATGGCTCCAATTGGCAACCAACCATTTTTACACTACCTTTTTTTGTACTTAAAGAAATTTGGAATAAAGAAGGTAGTGCTATTGGTAGGTTATAAACACGAAGTAATAACATCGCATTTTGGCAACAACTATAGTGGTATTGAAGTTGCTTACAGCATAGAACACGAGCCATTAGGAACCGGAGGTGCCATTATGAAAGCAATGCAAAGCATCAACAGCAACTGCTTTCTATTAAATGGCGATACCTTCTTCAATGTTGATTTATGGCAGATGGAAAATACCATCAATACCAATGAAACTGATATTGCACTTGCATTATCGCTTCAAAAAAAATTTGACCGCTATGGCACAGTACTTTTTAACCAACAGCAAAAAGTAACTGCATTTCAAGAAAAAAAATGGGTAGATGAAGGTTGGATAAACGGAGGCGTGTATTGGATAAACCAACATTTTTTTGAAAAAATAAAAACACAATGCAACATAGAATTACCCACTAAGTTTTCGTTTGAAAAAGATGTGTTTGAAACATTTACCCACCAACTGAATTTGCTCGCATTTTTGCAGCAACAATACTTTATAGACATTGGTATTCCCGAAGATTATACGCGTGCTCAAAGCGAATTACCACTTTACTTTTCGGCTGTATGAAATTGCCTTTTACCATAGATAAATCGTGGACGCTCTTTTTAGATAGAGATGGCGTAATTAACCTGCATTATCCAAACGATTACGTAAAACATTGGCAAGAGTTTATTTTCTTAGAAGGCGCTTTAGATGCCATTAGCCAACTCTCGCACGTTTTTAAAAGAATAATTGTGGTAACCAACCAACAAGGCGTAGGCAAAGGATTGATGAGCGATAGCGATTTGCTCTTTATTCACGAAGAGATGCGTAAAGCTGTAAGAAAGAA from Chitinophagales bacterium encodes:
- a CDS encoding D-sedoheptulose 7-phosphate isomerase; translated protein: MQQKIKEAIAASIKVKQSILENTEMLQQLETVANLVADAFERGNKVLFCGNGGSAADAQHLAAEFTGRFYSDRNPLPAEALHVNTSFVTAVANDYSYDEIYQRAIKAHGKAGDVLFAISTSGNSKNCVLAMQEAQLRNMKVIAFTGATGGNMKNCCHYLFNIPSTDTPRIQESHILIGHTICQLVEEMLIERKVI
- a CDS encoding deoxyhypusine synthase family protein, with protein sequence MSTPIREFMQKHYLHFNAAAMVDAAKGYEAHLAEGGKMMITLAGAMSTAELGISLAEMIRQGKVDIISCTGANLEEDLMNLVAHDHYKRVPNYRDLSPQEEWDLLENHYNRVTDTCIPEEEAFRRLQKHIHAIWKDADSKGERHFPHEFMYKLLLSGVLEQYYQIDPKNSWMLAAAEKNIPIVVPGWEDSTMGNIFASYCIKGELKPTTVRGGIEYMMELSDWYRKNSSGKGVGFFQIGGGIAGDFPICVVPMMYQDLEWHDVPFWNYFCQISDSTTSYGSYSGAVPNEKITWGKLDIHTPKFIIESDATIVAPLIFGWVLGW
- a CDS encoding nucleotidyltransferase family protein; its protein translation is MLQTTTALILAGGFGTRLQSVVKDIPKPMAPIGNQPFLHYLFLYLKKFGIKKVVLLVGYKHEVITSHFGNNYSGIEVAYSIEHEPLGTGGAIMKAMQSINSNCFLLNGDTFFNVDLWQMENTINTNETDIALALSLQKKFDRYGTVLFNQQQKVTAFQEKKWVDEGWINGGVYWINQHFFEKIKTQCNIELPTKFSFEKDVFETFTHQLNLLAFLQQQYFIDIGIPEDYTRAQSELPLYFSAV
- a CDS encoding S8 family peptidase yields the protein MKNAFVRVIIVAYLFCFWQGVGYAQIQQVYWVQFNSKSSNLFLPATSFLSAKAIERRTKQGIAISENDYPVYEPYKQAVAQVADSVIHTLKWFNAVTIVLSDSSKLPQIRNMNFVAKIQKLDVTPVAEKKESDKLALQFKEAADNADVGNTYGKSFSQVQMLHLNRLHEAGFQGQNILIAVFDNGFQNVDTISAFRHLFNENRVVYTANYVKRNTDIFTEGSHGTSVLSCIAAKNKGVYVGTATEANFALFKTEDNQSETILEEFHWAEAAEKADSLGADILSTSLGYNTFNDGFANHTYFDLTGDKSVITQAANTAFSKGVLVVNSAGNEGEKSWRFITVPADGKDVLAVGAVNASGVIGAFSSRGPSASGAIKPDVCAQGANVMVLDVVGRPSVSGGTSFACPIIAGAAACLWQADSTLSAAELKTLIVESAHLYSSPNNDYGYGIPNFYKAFLNTTAKKELLHTDKRIVAFPNPFNNAISVFVKTEVAGEAKVSIADLSGKVVFKASLSVFANDVQLLPIEESSTWSAGAYLLVLDFSGKRTIHKIVKMDQ